One stretch of Labrenzia sp. CE80 DNA includes these proteins:
- a CDS encoding MFS transporter, producing the protein MQTPLSEIPPSSKTAQLSLFTGLTLKAAGLAVVLVLLPPLGRQMGFTDLQTGALMSISALAAMLAAPVWGVLTERLGRKPVLLIGLLALPICLLLMAGVIQLRLAGTLVVPVALALLFAVRVSQTSLVAGTIPAAQAYIADTTDRTRRIQGMGLLGAAFGLGAVIGSSLAWRVGGNWPAATFCLAAMAVLLGAMAVVFLLPETGKSNPVSRSQKSASLDLKLVAPNFLVTFLGVSLFSILQQTTALRFQDYYSYDPAQSITAAGGVLTATSLTMVFVQLVALKRLNWDPQQFVIRSALLGGIAMLCLGLAQDFATILISMALMGISLGLLFPGNLGAMSLVSGSGVQAKIAGINAIFQGLGMAIGPITGAVLNSASAIAVPAAGVGLCLSAAIVFWLRRKTYDN; encoded by the coding sequence ATGCAGACTCCTCTCTCTGAAATACCCCCATCATCGAAGACCGCTCAGCTAAGCCTCTTTACGGGCCTCACCTTGAAGGCTGCGGGTCTTGCTGTTGTCCTGGTTCTCTTACCGCCGCTTGGACGTCAAATGGGCTTCACTGACCTTCAAACCGGAGCTCTAATGAGCATTTCAGCCTTAGCTGCAATGCTTGCAGCTCCGGTCTGGGGCGTGCTCACAGAAAGACTGGGAAGGAAACCAGTTCTCCTCATCGGGCTTCTTGCATTGCCAATCTGCCTCTTGCTGATGGCAGGTGTAATTCAGCTGCGCTTGGCGGGAACGCTAGTTGTGCCCGTCGCCCTGGCTTTGTTGTTTGCGGTCCGGGTTTCGCAGACAAGTCTTGTGGCCGGTACGATTCCGGCTGCACAGGCTTACATTGCCGACACGACTGATCGGACGAGACGCATTCAGGGCATGGGGCTGCTCGGGGCAGCCTTTGGACTTGGCGCGGTCATCGGGTCTTCGCTCGCCTGGAGAGTTGGAGGCAATTGGCCAGCCGCCACATTTTGCCTGGCCGCAATGGCTGTTCTTCTCGGAGCCATGGCCGTTGTCTTTCTGCTTCCCGAAACAGGAAAGTCCAATCCAGTTTCCCGTAGTCAGAAAAGTGCCAGTTTAGACCTGAAACTGGTGGCGCCTAACTTTCTTGTGACGTTCCTTGGTGTCTCACTATTCAGCATTTTACAACAGACGACCGCACTCCGGTTTCAGGATTATTACAGCTACGACCCTGCGCAATCGATCACCGCTGCAGGTGGTGTTTTAACTGCAACATCGCTGACAATGGTGTTTGTCCAGCTAGTTGCGCTGAAACGGCTCAACTGGGATCCACAGCAATTTGTAATCCGCTCGGCTCTGCTTGGCGGTATAGCAATGTTGTGCTTGGGGTTGGCTCAAGACTTTGCCACGATCTTGATCTCGATGGCCCTTATGGGCATTAGCCTTGGATTGCTGTTTCCTGGCAACCTGGGAGCTATGAGCCTTGTGAGCGGTAGCGGTGTTCAAGCCAAAATTGCCGGCATCAACGCAATATTTCAGGGACTTGGCATGGCTATCGGTCCGATCACCGGTGCGGTTCTAAACTCAGCCTCTGCAATCGCTGTGCCCGCGGCCGGCGTTGGACTGTGTCTATCTGCAG
- a CDS encoding TonB-dependent receptor encodes MRTNVSLKIRLILTAGICSIVTAAYGQDASAPDGALDQIADVAVLDTIIVSARKFEEPIQHVPFSIDALSSAQLDDAGIEKIEDLSRWIPNFNFSDSGLSFANTMNLRGIGSSSALIAPSVNYYVDGVPVPVRVFDQRFFDVKSIEVLKGPQGTLFGLNSQAGAVVIKTEEATADLSAGLATEIGSYGNREVSGYLNGAISERVTARVSGELHGYDGDIRNFSFSAPNLVSNDDRSVREEYFGALSAKVSAEISDTTDATLSVRYNRNDTRPTTGVWIDDPNLPRNSYNPVPKSTIDTIGSSLEIQHDLDYATLTSLTGLSYYQIDFEADLLDGFIISEQSGFPASAFQTIGLNVRQMDEDNTQFSQEFRLNGDIGTDGQWVAGVSGFYSDFESTTDITSQFIANGAYTGDLNKTNLAAFGEVTIPVGEKLRLIGGARYTYESQDFSGNYVARPSGAVFNEEHDSSFNFVTGRAGVGYDVMPELTVYGTIARGEKPGGYLFFNQFASLGIPLTEYESSSTWTYEAGLRGQPGIEWLHLAGSVFFNDTADEQLFTFNPISGRFDVQNADTESYGVELSVVAEPIENLQFGANVGLLRAEITGGVNTTLKGNDVPYAPNLTAALFAEYRHQIDAGILTGDLFGRVEYTHTGSRQIDPANNRELKAYDLVNLRAGWQKEDLEIYGYVENLFDKSYTTSAYLTGTNSSGQNVFAGIPGKGRAFGVGARVKF; translated from the coding sequence ATGCGAACCAACGTATCTTTGAAAATTCGACTGATCTTGACGGCCGGGATTTGCTCAATTGTAACCGCAGCGTACGGCCAAGACGCATCTGCTCCTGATGGCGCGCTCGATCAGATTGCCGATGTGGCTGTTCTGGACACGATCATCGTGTCAGCTCGAAAATTCGAAGAGCCAATCCAGCATGTCCCGTTCTCGATAGATGCGCTGAGCAGCGCTCAGCTTGATGACGCAGGCATTGAGAAGATCGAAGACCTCTCCCGCTGGATTCCAAACTTCAATTTCTCTGATAGTGGCTTGTCTTTCGCCAACACGATGAATCTCAGAGGCATCGGCTCTTCCTCCGCGTTGATTGCACCATCGGTGAACTACTATGTCGATGGCGTCCCGGTTCCGGTTCGTGTTTTCGACCAACGTTTTTTTGACGTCAAATCAATAGAAGTCCTGAAAGGACCCCAAGGCACCCTTTTCGGCTTAAATTCCCAAGCAGGGGCCGTTGTTATCAAGACAGAAGAAGCAACCGCCGATTTGTCCGCAGGCCTTGCAACCGAAATCGGATCGTATGGCAATCGTGAAGTCAGTGGCTACCTAAACGGCGCAATAAGCGAGCGAGTAACAGCACGCGTCTCAGGCGAACTTCATGGCTATGACGGTGATATCCGCAATTTCTCATTCAGCGCGCCAAACTTGGTAAGCAACGATGACCGCTCTGTCCGGGAAGAGTATTTCGGTGCATTGTCCGCAAAAGTCAGCGCGGAGATTTCCGATACTACAGACGCAACACTGTCGGTTCGCTACAATAGGAACGACACCCGACCAACCACGGGCGTGTGGATCGACGATCCGAACTTGCCTCGAAATTCCTACAACCCGGTCCCCAAGTCGACTATCGATACGATTGGCTCTTCGCTCGAGATACAGCATGATCTTGATTACGCAACTCTGACATCCCTCACTGGGTTATCCTACTACCAGATCGATTTCGAAGCCGATCTTCTGGATGGTTTTATCATTTCGGAACAAAGCGGATTTCCGGCTTCCGCATTCCAGACGATTGGCCTTAACGTCCGGCAGATGGATGAAGACAACACGCAATTCAGTCAGGAATTCAGGCTTAATGGCGATATCGGGACCGATGGCCAGTGGGTCGCGGGCGTTAGCGGTTTTTACTCCGACTTTGAAAGCACGACGGATATCACCAGCCAGTTTATTGCGAACGGCGCTTACACTGGCGACTTGAATAAGACAAACTTGGCAGCATTTGGTGAAGTGACAATCCCCGTCGGTGAGAAATTGCGGCTGATCGGTGGAGCCCGATATACATATGAAAGTCAGGACTTTTCCGGAAACTATGTAGCGCGCCCAAGCGGGGCCGTTTTCAACGAAGAACATGACAGCTCATTCAATTTCGTTACCGGCCGTGCCGGTGTGGGTTACGACGTAATGCCGGAGCTGACGGTCTATGGAACAATCGCCCGCGGTGAAAAGCCCGGTGGCTATCTCTTCTTCAATCAGTTTGCCTCACTTGGCATACCGCTCACAGAATATGAAAGCTCCAGCACCTGGACGTATGAAGCCGGCCTGCGCGGGCAGCCCGGGATCGAATGGCTCCACCTGGCAGGATCGGTTTTCTTCAACGATACTGCGGACGAGCAACTCTTCACTTTTAACCCAATTTCCGGCCGGTTCGACGTCCAAAACGCAGATACAGAAAGCTATGGCGTAGAGTTGAGCGTTGTCGCCGAACCTATTGAAAACCTCCAGTTCGGAGCCAACGTGGGCCTCTTGCGTGCGGAGATTACCGGTGGCGTGAACACCACACTCAAGGGTAATGATGTTCCCTATGCGCCGAACCTCACAGCTGCGCTTTTTGCAGAATACCGGCATCAAATCGACGCTGGTATCTTAACCGGGGACTTATTCGGACGCGTCGAATATACCCACACAGGATCCAGACAAATTGATCCGGCCAACAACCGCGAACTCAAGGCGTATGATCTCGTAAATCTGCGCGCCGGCTGGCAAAAGGAGGACCTTGAAATCTATGGCTATGTCGAGAACCTTTTCGACAAATCCTACACCACGTCGGCTTATCTGACGGGAACCAATTCCAGCGGGCAAAATGTATTTGCTGGAATTCCGGGAAAAGGACGCGCATTCGGCGTCGGCGCACGCGTAAAGTTCTAG
- a CDS encoding DNA alkylation repair protein — MGEGTPYVADANEPDPRYLGYGVRAPEMKRFLASLKPQFAALDADQKIELATRLIASGYGEQKGVAIALLENVPEHFPPERFNLMQELVSSLHGWSKIDSVTKLFLPNILSRHEQETIELLGRWNISEDKWLRRASVVLFTRKVAKSGLYKDIACRLCHALIHDNEHLVQTGVGWCLRDLMRWHK; from the coding sequence ATGGGAGAAGGAACACCTTACGTCGCAGACGCGAATGAGCCTGATCCGCGATATCTTGGTTACGGCGTAAGAGCGCCTGAGATGAAGAGATTTTTAGCGAGTTTGAAACCCCAATTCGCGGCTCTGGATGCAGATCAAAAGATCGAACTGGCCACGCGTCTTATTGCCTCCGGGTACGGGGAACAAAAAGGCGTTGCCATTGCTCTTTTAGAGAATGTCCCGGAACACTTCCCCCCGGAACGTTTTAATCTAATGCAGGAACTAGTGAGCAGCCTCCACGGTTGGAGTAAGATAGACAGTGTTACAAAACTGTTCTTACCAAACATTCTAAGTCGTCACGAACAAGAGACGATTGAATTGTTGGGACGTTGGAATATCAGCGAAGACAAATGGCTACGTCGGGCAAGCGTTGTCCTGTTCACGCGCAAAGTGGCAAAGTCTGGATTGTACAAAGACATTGCATGTCGATTGTGCCACGCGTTGATTCATGACAACGAACACTTGGTACAAACAGGTGTTGGTTGGTGCTTGCGCGATCTCATGAGATGGCACAAATAG